The DNA region ATTGTTACAAACCGGATCAAGTAAACGGTTACCATTTTTCAATAATCATTTCAAATCAACCCAAAACACAAATTTCAGAATCCCTAATTCTCAAAAATCCAAActtttttcatctttttttctCTTCATCATTCTTCAAATTTCAAACCTGCATCGTATGATTTTTCAAAAGCTGAAACAAAGATTGTCCGGTGTATCTTCTACCAAATCCCTACCTTAACCCTTTCTTCTCAAACCCTTCAACTTGCAACTCAGAATTAGGATTTTAGGGTTTCATGGAATCATCTCAATCAAAGCTTTGAAGTAAGTCTCTCGACGACGACATTGATTCCCATAAGAGCTACAGTGTGAGTATCATCTTACTTTCCAGCACAGTGCCTTTATTCTTTCTGTGTTATCGTATTGATTTTGGAAATACCAAATTCAATATTATCAATTGTTGAGTGCATATAAGGATGAGTATAATGCAATTGTTGAATGATTTTTTGTTTCTACAGACAGGTGTCTTTTGTGTCATTGCAGACAATCTCATCAAGGGAGAGGTTTACAGTAGCTATATTCAAGTATTCATCTCTATCTTCTGTTTGCTTAGTCCAGAATTTGTTATATCATTACTTTGTCACTCATAATTTTTTTGCTCCCACTTTACAATCTCTAACATGCCCCAATTCAAAAAATTGCAGGAACACTTGGCTCCTTGTGGATATCTTAAATTACGTTGTGAACGAAAACTCTAATATAAAGGATTTTTCACTTCAAGCTGTGTATGATTCGTCGTCACCCCGGTAAGAGTTTCCTTTAACTTTCTTACAATCTCTCCTTTAAATTTCATTCAGTATTGTTATTCACTTTAAAATGGGTTATTTTACTCTAGTTTATGAATTCACTATTGATTGTGATCTTTGGAACTTTATCTTCCCATGTGAGTTTCATGTTAGGATTAGCAACACTGTCACAATTTCTCCCCAAAATGGGCACTTGAGGCATTGGATGCTGTCTTTGAACGTAAAAGCGGTGTTACAGTTAGTGTAAATATGCCACTGACAGATTGCACTATGTCACTGAGGCTGCCATAGTGAATGACAAACTAGGTGTAAATATCTTGACAATATTTTCATTGTTGTTTGGTGTAACTAAAACATTTGGATGAACTTGTGCTATAAAGTTCAGTGCAAATGCAGGCATCCCAAGCGCTTTTGGCGGACGTCCCCGACGTGGCTTAATTAGATGTTCATTATGGCTGGGACCAATTGTTAATAAGACTTTTACTATATCAGTACTTTTGCTTTAAACAAAACTAAAAGCACGTTTCACTACATTTAGAATTTTGACTTAGACACTTAAGTTAATTCCCTCCAATTATAGAGATGATTTTTACATGACATGGTAAGAGCTAACAACTCTTATCATCATCTTTTTATATAGATTTGAAAGCTAGTTTGTTACCAACTCCAACTTTTTTCCCTCTCATTCATACTTTTTTACTTTTGGTTTTCTGTCACATTGATATTCTTATCTATAAATACTATCATTTCCATAATGGTGTTCATTCAATCCACTTAAAATCACTTCTTTAACTACTCTTTCATAATAACTTTTGTTCCTTGAAGTAATCCCGAAAGAGAAATAATGGTCAATTCTATAAACTTTTTCTTGCTTTTTTCTCTTCTAGTCTTTGCTCCTTTCTGTCACTGTAAAACTAAAGTAGGAGATTGTGTTGTAGTATCTTTAGAAAAAATGCAGATGTATGACTATTGGTTAACAGTTTGTGTTGCTTAATAAAAGTGTAGAAGGTAATAGTTTTCATTACAATATTCAACTTACAATCTACTGTTACATTGAAAAACAGTTTGAAATCCTTTACTGCATGTTCACACCAAAAGATATGCTATGTACCGTTACATTGAACTTTGTTAAAATTTTAAGCAGCAATTTTGATGCAGTATGTTTGTGTCCAATGCGAGTTGCTTGATGCAGTTACCATGTGATGTAGTAAGTTGTTTACAATGTGTTGTCATGCAGTAGGTTTGTTGACAGAAAAATAGACCACAAAAATCGGAAGCATGTCAAATGGTGTGAATGTTCATGCCTTTTTAGGATATTTGTTCATGGATCTCACACCATAAAGATTGATGTCAATAACATTGTGATTGGTCATTAAAAAGACCATGAGGTGGTTCACAAACTTTACTATAAAACATAAATTGGAGTTGTGGATAAATGTAAATGTTTGTTTTAAAATAAAGTCAATTGTGTGTTTTTTTTATCATAATTTGTTTTCCTATTTTTAACAGAATCAAGATGACTAATGTTGGTACAACTTATGCAACATCCGAGAATACATTTTCAACCCCTCCACCTACAATCTCTAATGAAATGCCACCTCCTCACACTAAGAAGCGAAGGAATCGTTCAGAGGTTTGGAAGCATTTCATTGTATCGTCGGAAGAAGAACAAAAAGCTTTGTGCAAATACTGTGACACGAAAATTAAGTATAATAATGGAACTAGTTCCATGCATGCTCATGTATCGAGATGTCTTGTTTACAAGAGGCAAAGGACATCACCTTCTACGACAAGTGTTGAAGAACATGTAGGCTCTCCTTTAATTGTCAAGTTTGACCAAGAAGCCATTAGAAGAGCAATGGTTAAGATGTTCATAAACATGGAGATTCCTTTTCGGAAGGTTGAACATGAGTCTTTTCATGAATTTATGAGTCTCGCATCACCAAGATTTCAGATTTGTTCACGCACAACACTAGCGCGTGATGTCTTGAAACTATGGGATAGTGAAAGaatgattttgaaattttctCTCTCTCTGAATTGTCGATGAGTTTGTCTCACTACTGATATGTGGACTTCTTCTTGTCAAAAGTTGAGTTATATGTGTGTGACAACCCATTTCATTGACAATAATTGGCACTTACAGAAGAAGATTTTAACTTTTTGTCAAGTCACAAGTCATACAAGGGATGCTATTTGTGCAACAATGGAGATGTGCTTGAACAGTTGGGGGTTAAACCGTGTGCTTAGTTTGACAGTTGATAATGCTTCATCTAATGATGTTGGGGTTGAGCGTCTCAAGAGAAGGCTTTTGTCTAGGAATAGTTTAGTTATGAGTGGAAACCATTTTCATATGCGGTGTTGTGCGCATATATTGAATTTAGTTGTGAAAGAAGGTTTGAAAGACATTGATGGCTCTATTGGTAGAATCCGTCATGGTGTGTGGTATGCTAGATCTTCTCCTGCGAGGCTTGCTAAATTCAAGGCATGTATTGATGAGGAAAGCATGGACTATAAATGTTTAGTTTGGCTAGATGTTGAGACTCGTTGGAACTCAACATACTTGATGTTAGTATCCGCATCAAAACATGAGAGGACCTTTGAAGAATTAAGTTTTCGAGATAAAAAGTATGTGAATGAGTTGACAAAGAAGGGGAAAGGTGTTCCGACAAAAGAAGATTGGAAGCATATTAACTTAATCATCCCATTCTTGAAGTTATTTTATGATGCTACCTTACACATATCGGGGTCATCTTATTTGACAAGCAATTTTTATATGTTTGAGATCCTTGGTATTGGAAAGAGCATTGTGGATATGCGTGCGTCTGAAGATGAGCATCTACGTTCAGTAGCTcaaaaaatgaagaagaaatatGATAAATATTGGGGAAATCATGAGAAGCTTAACATGTTGTTTTTGATTGCTCTAGTATTCGACCCTAGATGCAAGATTAGATTGGTCGATTGGATGGTAAGGCGATATTATAATAAGGATGATGCTGACACCTTGAAAGCAAATTTAGAGTCTAGCTTGAAATCTATTTATGAGGAATATTGTGTTGGATTTATGCCTCCTCAAGGTAATTCAGATGAGTTGCAAGTTTTTGGTGGTGTTAGTGATCCTTATGGAACTGCTGAGTTCTATCTTTCAGAAGGGTGTGACAATGCGGATAATGAGTTAACTACTTATCTTGGAGAGAAGTTAGAGCATAACATGGAGATAAATGTTCTAGAGTGGTGGAAAGTGAACTCTGGCCGATATCCCATCCTTTCAAACATTGCAAGAGACATGCTGGCTATACCTATAAGCACAGTGGCTTCTGAATCTGCATTCAGTACAGGAGAAAGGGTGCTTGATCCATATCGCAGCTCATTAACACCTACAACAGTCGAAGCGTTGATATGCACCCAAGATTGGCTCGAAGGAACATCTTCCTCCTTGATTACAAATGAAGATTTTGATATTCTTGAGAGATTTGAGCAAGGTATGATAACTAAGTATATTCGCTAATGTATTATTATTTATTAAGGCATAATGAAATCTCTTTATATGTTTTGTAGAATTACTTTATACGGAAGATGGTGCTAGCTGTTCAACCTCTTCAACTTCTGTTACACTCGAAGATGATTTAACGGTAAAGAATTCTAAAGTTTGTTTTTGTATATTCTACTCAATTTATTATATGTGCATTTTCTGCACTTGTGGGTTTATGTTGTTGCGTGATTTGTTTTAACTTAATGTGTTACTGAATCTTCCCTTACACGGGTCTCATATTTTTGTACTTTAAACTAGGCTCCTTAACTTGAATATATTCTTTTTTGAGATAATGAGTTTGAGTTAGATTTTGTTCGAGACATGGTCTTAGAAATCGGGTCGTCCATGTCTTAAAATGTAAAATAGACTTGTAATTTCACTGTTTTCACTTTTGAATATGCTAACATTCTTgtaatttcattttattttatgcagCATTAAGCTTATTGCAGAAGAAGCTGATTAATTGCTTATGGAACTAGAAGTGAAAAAACATAAAGATTCTTCATGTTTCATATTTTGTTATATTCATAGTGTAGGTTGAAGAATTTTATTGTTGTTAATTAGTCTAGTAACAAATTCAATGAAATTATTTCTGTTTTTAATCAAGATATTATTTGTGGAGATTATGATATTGTTTGTGGAGATTATAAGAGTTAAATTTAAAGCAGTTTTTTTAAATAACTATTTTTAACATAAACTAAGTTTAAAACTAGTTGAAATAAAAAGGCAGGTTAAAgaaattaaaattatttttgctataaaattatttttttaaaatctgatttatttttataatttttttaaattgttttttttataaaattgttttttttataaaactgtttttttaaagaaaataaaaaactGGTTTGAAAAATACCGATTTAAAACtctttttttaaaattgattttttttctatCTGATAGGtaattatttaattttgatttttcaGATTGAAATTTAAAAATAGTGATTGATTTCAAGAGCGATTGAATAGAGTTAAGAAGTTGTTGGAAAGGAAATTAAATTTGAGGGAAATTTGGTTTTAAAATTGATCCAAACAAAAATTAATTCTTTTAGTACAAACCGGTTATTAACCAAACCGATCCAAACATAAACCGATTTTAAAAATATAAACCGGTTTTATCAAAGTGTTTTTAAAAACCAAACTGATCCATATATTTGGTTCAATTTGGTTATGGTTTTGAACCATGCACACCCCTAGATTAGACTGCAACTGGGCTCTTTTACTTGGTGAGAGGTTATGCTTTAACCTGTTTTGGTGGTTGAAGAAGGGAGCACAAATATTAATGCGCCAAGCACAACAAATTATTTGTGTACTGATATATAAGTGTAGGTAAATTGTAGATAGTTCACCTTTGCTGATTTAAATAGCTCATCAAGCACCTCCGATAAAGTTGGATGAGCATGAACTGCAAATTTAATATCCTGCATTTGTAACAAAAATGGCTGAAGTTACCAAACAGACAGAAAATGAAAGATTATTACAGGTATATTTATCAACAGAGTCGAACAGAGTGCCTTATTCTAAATTGTAAAACAATGCAGCACATGCAGCCACCAAGAATTAAAAGCCAGGCTCACAAAAATGACTGTTGGAAAGAAAATTTACCTGAATACGTGTCCCTAACGCTATGGCATTGGAAGCCTCGTGGATGAGATCTGCAGCATGCAACCCAAAAATATGAACTCCTAGTATCTCTCCGTTGTCAGGTCTGTATATTAACTGCATGAAAACATCACGATGACAGTTAGACAACAATGAAACTGGTAAGATAGTAAAATCCCATTCACCCTGCTCTCAACCAAATAAATTTGTTTTCGCCAAAGTAACTCCTTAGAAGATAACTCATTACCACTACCAACTGTTAGGTGTCAGGTCATGAAGAGAACCACTGGTTGTTCAGAATGTAGACTCTATAATAATGCTTGGCCATTTAAAGGTAGTACGTGTTTGGATGGTTTTTACAAAATCAACTCTCACAATTTTGAAGGCTCTAGAGTAGAAGTGATTATAATAGAAGAATGGTTTCTTGCTTCTCCACTGACTTTTACTTTTTTTTATAACACCACCGACTTTTTTTTACTATCGATGTTAACAAGACTGACTTGGTAAATTTCCCAAAGTATCTTTATGTTTAAACTTAAAAATAATTCTACTTTACAACACCCAAACATTTAAAAAGCAAATATTTTGATGTCTTTTTTACAGTCTAGCACAATTGATCACTTATTAAGAGAGACACGGAAAAATCACCTTGGCAAGACCCTCTCCTTCGTTTTCTGCTAAGGCTTTTGTGTTAGCTTTAAAACTTGTTTTGGCCACACTTACATCAAACCCTTCCTTTTCACCCTTCTCCCTTGCTTGAGGCTGTAAACAGCATATTTAATCATAATAATGAACGAGTTCATAACTGATGGACAACTAGCAGTAATTTATTGTATAAATAATATAGCACGATACAAGGGGCAGAACAAAAGAGTAGAGGCAGAGAGTTAACCACCAAGTAAGAAAGAGTGGAGAAAGTAGCAAGTGGATGATGAaacatcaatcaaaataaaaagTAGTATATCATTATATACCTCTGTCAATCCAACCATGCTGATTTCAGGATGAGTGAAACAAGCAGCCGGTATGCTTAAATGATTGAGCACATGATCTCTTCCAGTGACCTGTTCAACCACTGTCAAATAATTTTTTCAGTCAGTGAACTGGAAACATCACTTTGAGCATCTGTAGCAAATTACATAGTTTCCATTTACCTGAAATTCCTTGTGCACTGGCAGCATGAGCAAGCATCATCTTGCCATTTGCATCGCCAATACAGTATAAATGAGGGACCTATCATTCCACATCCTAAATCAGTAACAATAAAGGGTCAGCAGGAAAAAATAATGGTGTGAGAATTTTGAAACAAACCAGGTTTCCATTTGCATCAATTACTCTCATGCACTCATCCACGGGAACAAAACCACGCTGTGTTGCAACATCAATCTGCAGGAACATGTAACAATGATATCCAATCACTTCCTTCGAGGAAAGCTTTTTGTACTAAAGAAATTTCTGTTTTGAAAAGCATACATTCTCCAATCCAAGACCTTGTGTGAATGGAGCCCTTCCGGTTGCTATTAATGCAGCATCCACCTGCAGAATAGAAGAAACAACAGATTGCAAACCGTCAGTTATTTATAACTAATATTTTCAGATAGTTGAACCGGGTCTACGCTTAAAATTATATTATTAAAATTATAAGTTTTCAAGGATTTCAGGCATACCGAAGCCACTAGCATATAAACCTACGCCAATTTATAAATTACTGAAAGGACGGAAAAGAAGGGTAAATGAGAGAGAAGATGCTTAACACGGTTCTGCATAGTACATAGAATTGTCTCCACAAATTTGTATTCTCTTCTCTCCCTATGTAAATAGAGGGTGAGTGCATTAACCATCTCTGGACCTTGAAACGTGATGTGTTCATTACAAGGTCTCATACCTTGAGATCAAGCTGTATTAAGGGTATCCTAGAAAGCATATGATCAGAGGTAATTACTACTACTTGTAAAAATATATTATTATGCAGAAGCTGTTTCCTGCTCACATGTTCTCCAATCAACCTTTCCAATTAGTTTCTTTAGGAGAAATTTATACAGTTAAAAACAAAGTGATTAACTATAAAGATTTCAACCTCTCAAAAAAAACCTACACAGATTTCAAGAGAAAATTAATGTACCTCTAAAGTGTCCTTTTGTTCCTTGGTCTTTGCATCAATGAGCTCAATCATTACAGGTTTTCCATCTCTTGCAGGAGTGATCTATACATAAAGCATATGTGATGTGACAATTCAAAATATCAAACTAATAAAAATTTAGTAGACAAGTTACCCGATGTAGTTACCTTGGATGCAAAAACGCCTGTATGATAGTCAATATTCCTGGGATTTATAAGAACCCTCTGAGCCAACTTGCTAATTTCAGGATCAAATCCAGGCATAAGCTGATCTAAAGCTTCAACAAAGGTAACCTACAAAATACCTTTATTACCCACTATATTCCCTCTGCATATAGGGCTTATAAATTTTACAACGACATAATATcaagtttttttattttatttcttgTGTCGATAAAAAAAATCTGAAGTATAAAAGGAATTGTATGAGAACAGAGTTTGGGCATCATAGGAGTTGTAAACTACTGGAATCCTTCTCATGAACAAAATATAATAGATGATGGGGGAAAGACGTTATATCCGAAAAGCGCTACCTCACTTCCAAGAGCTGTATATACATCACTGAATTCAAGGCCAATATAACCACTTCCAACAATTGCTATCCAATCAGGCACTGTCTCCAATTTGAGTGCATGGTCACTAGTGATCACAGTCTTCCCTGAAGGTAATTGGTTGGCGAATTTTAATTGCAGTAGAGATATACAAAATCAATCTTGCAATAAGAAATAGGATACATGCCTATAACTCTGGCCATTTTCATTGACTAAAAACTAGAGGcagaaacaaaaataataaaagaaataaatatAATGTCATTGAGAGAGAGAAAAAAAGAAATACATAGTGTACGGTGTACCATCGACTTCAATTCCCTTAGGAACAAAAGGAACAGAACCAGTGGCAATGATGATGTCTTTGGCAGTTACTACATTGTTAGAAGAGCCAACTTTCACCTTTTGAGGACCCTACAAAGATTTATGAATAAGGAATCCAgtaaaaaaatgataaaattagCATTTGCCCAGTGGCAATTTTTATTCAAGCTCAATATTGTCAATTGCAGATCGCGGAAAAAAGTGGTTTTTCAAATTCCATTATGTTACAGTGCCGCTATAACCACAATTAGACAAAACAAAACTTTGTACTAAATCAATAGTGATTTGTTCAAAATCCGCTACACCATTGAGCTGCTATAGACAATATTTTACAACATTGTTCAAGCCTTGGCTGACAAACAGACAATTCAATTTCTGAAGACAGTCACAACAGCATAAGAGTTCATCTCTGATAAGTGACAGCCACAGAACACAATAAGCCACTCACCAAAATAGTTCCGAAACCAGTGAGTATATCCACTCCAAGTGCTTTCATTGAGCTGGTCAAGTTACCGCGAATTTTCGATGCAAGATTATTAGCATGGTCAGCAACTGCTTATCTATCATACCCAGCATAACATAACAAAACACAACTAATTGCACATCTTTTAACCATGAAGTAAAGTTCTAAACTCATTTCGCCATACATATTACTATTTTCTTTTTGCCTATGAATAAAGCCTGATCTACTAGATCTTTTTTACCTGTAAGCCAAGCGATTTCAAGTGATGATCATTCCTCAGCTCTCGCATACGACCACTTACAGCCAAAAGAGCTTTAGAAGGAACACAACCTCTGTTCACGCATGTCCCTCCCACCACATCTCCCTCAACAATTGCTGTTTTCAAACCCTGTAAGTCACTTACCCATTTCAAATATAAAACTTCAGCAATTCAATATTTATATACTACTATCAATTAAGCTCTGTTGGACTTTGAATCGGTTTATTTTAGCTTATGGAGCATAAGCTGCTTATGAAAACAGATTTTTATTAATAGAAATAGTTATGATAAGTGGTTATGTTACAAGCTCTTAATTAATTTGTTTATCCAAACATGCCTATATCAGTTTTCGTGGTTATCTAAACCAGATTACACAAACTCAGCTGAATTTCAACTCGGCAACAGGAATTAGTGTACCTTCTCAACAGCGTGAAGAGCGGCACCGTGACCACCGACGCCAGCTCCGATAATGAGCAGATCGTAATCGAATGATTTGAGAGAGGTGTCGTTGTCTGAAAGCGCGGCGGATATTGCATTGAAGTGTGTCCGACGTATGGGATGGTTATGGTTTGAGCGATGGCGGAGGGAAGTGAAAGCGAAGGCTTCGCGCCTTAGACCACATAATCGGAGATTGAAAGACGTGGCAGTTGAAATGCTGGTGTGAAAGTGGGAACAGTGGCGCGGTCCCGAAATGGCGGCGGCGTAGGAGGTGGCGGAGGAAGATTGCGAAATCGGTGATAGCGTCATTTTGGAGGAAATTATACGGTGAAATGTGGAAATAGGAGTATGGGAGTTTGGAGTTGGGAGAGAGCGGACAACATATCCAAGTGTGGCCGTACTTTCTATTTCCCCCAAAAAGCTGCGGGACAACTCCCACATGGATAATGTAGTCAACTACCAACTAATTATTAAACGGGGCAACTTCCATCAATCATCAATCACATTGTaatatttaactttttttctAATATTCTATCTGTCCCAAATTATAAGATATTATCCATTTTTTTacataaattaaaaaatataataattattatatAAACAAGataaattatatataattttataatattatcttttatttattataaataattttttttaatataattaaaataataataataataaatgataGAAAATGTATTGAAAGAAAAACCACTAATATtatattaaaattataaaataacTTATAATTTGAGATAAATATTTTTGACAAAACATTCATATTCAAGATAGAAGACTAGAgtgttttttttaatgttttcAAAGCAgtgttttttttaatgttttcAAAGCAATTTATTTTTGTTTGATAGATAATATTCACCATTATTAAAATATGTTCGTTACTCTTTTTAATTTATCATTTTCTaatttatcttttttttttcaaatttactctatcaaatatCTATTATAGTAATTAACATATTAACTCATCATACTTAACTATTATTAAAACATGCAaacttgatttttttttttaaaataaccatgtttttcaaataaaatacgaaaataaccatcttttcaattttttttccaaaataacaAACTTTGGGAGAGGATGCGCCGGGGGAGTTGGCGCACCCCTAATAAGTGAAAAATAAGTTAAGTCATTGTACACTTTTTATCATTTTCCTTTGATTTAAGTGAAAAATAGCAAAACATAGAAAGAATATAATTTGGTTGAAAACATACCATCAAACTCTTGTTTCGGCCATAAGTTGCTATTAGGATTAAATTTAATACATATTAATTACTACGTTTAATATAATGAAATTAATATTTTATAATTATGAGTTGGAATATCCCTATACTCCTTAATACTAGTATAATTTTTCTTAAAACAAATAGAGGgttaaaatacattttaaaattaaattaagAAAAAAATACATTAAACCTAAATTATCACTTATTTTTTGTGATATAGATTTAGCGATAAAACTTAGAAATGTTAAATATTAAAAAGTATACAGATAAAAACTTTAACGTACTCTTAagaaattaaaatgcaaatattaaataatattctaaacttatatattttaaaacaatgataaaataaaattaaatatatatttagttaatttaaaattttaaaataggTATAAAAATTCTAAGTGAAAATAATTAAGATAAATATATAGAGATGAAAAAAAGTAATCTATTGTAATTATACATTATTTTAAAACTAAGTGAAAAAAAAATTCAACTAAGGTTTAGTAAATTATTAATCTACTGTAATTATACACGGTATATTAAATTAATGATGAAACAAACTAACATGAAGGGTCTATGGTGCAGTGGTAATGTTTGAGGCGTCAGATGCATTGGCGCCTCTTCTTGTTGGGTCATGCAGGCGCCACAAGCATTGACGCCTcttcatgaggcccaatgcatgtgTGCCAATGCATATAACTTTTTGGGGGGTGCGCCAACTCCCCCGGCGCATCCTCTCCCAAAgttggttattttggaaaaaaaattgaaaagaaggttattttcgtattttttttgaaaaacatggttattttaaaaaaaaaaaatctgCAAACTTTCTTTCAAatttattcttttttatttttcaaatttacACTACTAAATATTCATTATAATAATTAACCTATTAACTCATTATAGGATTAGTcaatttcaaaattcaaataaaactCATATAGTCTTTCTTTAACCACTACAATTCTTTCTCTTTCATTTTACCGGAAAAAAAACTCTCAAAACCCATTTCCCCCTCTTCTTCCGCtgaattttttttcttctttatGACATTTTCTTATTTTCACTTTTCCTTTCCTCTTCCTTTCTTTTCCAATTTGCCATTTCCTATGTTATTTACAACTTtgaaagaatgaaaaaaaaattccTTTGCTTTCAGAACAAGCAGGATCTTTATATTTCATCTTTACCATGGTGATTTGGTAAATTTAGGTTACGATTTtattgatatttttattttattttttatatagGTGTATTAAAAAGGAGATGGAAAATCAAAGAAAGAAAGATAAATAAGAATTTAATAAAAGaaagagaattttttttgaaaataatcatttaaattttttttttgaaaataataaatatttcaaaaaaaaaaataccaaaataaccactTTTAAAAGAGGATGCGCCACCTCTTGGTGCATGTATTTTATGTCCACTCTATATAAATATCACGCATTGGAtacaatatttttcacacaaaatcaTCTCCTACTATCATATTTTCTCTAATTCAAACTCACTCACCTTCAAGTTTCTGTGTTTTAACTatgtctgcatacattcaaaAGCGAAATGCCGATGTAATATTTTCCGCTGTTGCGGCTCCGGAACAAATTCAGCTCTGGAACGcagatacgtttgaacgtcttaatcggatgttgtacagttggttagagggagaaattgaAGAGGGTGAACGaattagaagaatacaatggcttgtgtccacgttcaaccaaaatggagaagtgcgcGAATGGGTGAATATTAAGAtcgaccaagacgctcgtagaatgatgcattacatgttcaaaattgttttggtggttgtaatcgcatagttcttaaattctagttgttttaattttttgtgttattgtttatgtaatggtactttCGTCACTGACGTCTGATATGgaataaatttagtttttcatatattgcaatagaggtacatgtgaatttagtttttcacccaacaaccaaccatccaacgtcgcaatccattcataccacccacccaaccacaaaaccaagaatcaaaccctgcaaccacaaccgtctatagcccagatgattcatatgggtcacttcatcgtagcccccctcaatgaccactcaaacatctcatcaccaaaatacacaaccattgtttaactatagtacgccaCAGGAACCATTATTTcgtttccaaaatgattcaatggcccaatttgggcaactataccaTCTCCAATCCACCCAACCCCAACGACCTAACTAtgatgacatgggcaccgaactccattacggaagcaTCGTTGGtcagagcccctccggatattgggaacaaatgatgacacatctgtcaaatatCGCTGGAACTTCTGCCAGACCTTCCCACCAGCCATCTTTCaatcaggtcagcacacaaagatCTCAAACACCTCAAGCAAATCGTGGGAGACCTCAtagacaaac from Lathyrus oleraceus cultivar Zhongwan6 chromosome 1, CAAS_Psat_ZW6_1.0, whole genome shotgun sequence includes:
- the LOC127073884 gene encoding dihydrolipoyl dehydrogenase 2, chloroplastic isoform X3, with translation MWELSRSFLGEIESTATLGYVVRSLPTPNSHTPISTFHRIISSKMTLSPISQSSSATSYAAAISGPRHCSHFHTSISTATSFNLRLCGLRREAFAFTSLRHRSNHNHPIRRTHFNAISAALSDNDTSLKSFDYDLLIIGAGVGGHGAALHAVEKGLKTAIVEGDVVGGTCVNRGCVPSKALLAVSGRMRELRNDHHLKSLGLQGPQKVKVGSSNNVVTAKDIIIATGSVPFVPKGIEVDGKTVITSDHALKLETVPDWIAIVGSGYIGLEFSDVYTALGSEVTFVEALDQLMPGFDPEISKLAQRVLINPRNIDYHTGVFASKITPARDGKPVMIELIDAKTKEQKDTLEVDAALIATGRAPFTQGLGLENIDVATQRGFVPVDECMRVIDANGNLVPHLYCIGDANGKMMLAHAASAQGISVVEQVTGRDHVLNHLSIPAACFTHPEISMVGLTEPQAREKGEKEGFDVSVAKTSFKANTKALAENEGEGLAKLIYRPDNGEILGVHIFGLHAADLIHEASNAIALGTRIQDIKFAVHAHPTLSEVLDELFKSAKNQDD